A window of the Acidobacteriota bacterium genome harbors these coding sequences:
- a CDS encoding glycosyltransferase family 9 protein: MEPLASPRSILVIRLGAVGDVIRTLPAVSCLRRTWPGARLLWAVEEPSAPLLEGHPDIDATLVLRRVLLKSPLRPGNAGRLVEHLRGFRTAMREAALDATIDFQGTLKSAFIARLSGAARTFGLGAGHARERSHLLYTDRIDLPRGREGKLSRVTRALAMARAIGADTSAPRKILPPREGPAGVARRFLDAEAPERPRVVISPGTSEAQAYKRYPAALFARVSDALVESGVTVVFVWGPGEETIVGQIVRLAKRRSVVAPRTRLVELAEIMRSCDLFIGSDTGPLHLAAAVGLRTLALYGPTDPVVNAAYTDRPGLSMVGDVACSPCRRRGCQNRSCLRLIDPDLVAESARRILAGGPDFEASARLIVAPARG, encoded by the coding sequence ATGGAACCGCTCGCGTCGCCCCGATCGATTCTCGTCATCCGCCTGGGCGCGGTCGGCGACGTGATCCGCACGCTCCCCGCCGTCTCGTGCCTGCGGAGGACATGGCCCGGAGCGCGCCTCCTCTGGGCCGTCGAGGAGCCGTCGGCCCCGCTCCTCGAGGGACATCCGGATATCGACGCGACGCTCGTGCTCCGCCGCGTCCTGCTCAAGTCGCCGTTGCGTCCGGGAAACGCCGGGCGCCTGGTCGAGCACCTGCGCGGGTTCCGGACGGCGATGCGCGAGGCGGCGCTCGATGCGACGATCGATTTCCAGGGAACGCTCAAGTCCGCCTTCATCGCGCGCCTCAGCGGCGCGGCCCGGACCTTCGGGCTCGGCGCCGGTCACGCGCGGGAGCGATCGCATCTCCTGTACACCGATCGGATCGACTTGCCCAGGGGCCGGGAGGGGAAGCTGAGCCGGGTCACGCGGGCGCTCGCGATGGCGCGCGCGATCGGCGCCGACACCTCGGCGCCCCGGAAGATCCTCCCCCCCCGCGAGGGGCCGGCCGGCGTCGCGCGCCGATTCCTCGACGCCGAGGCGCCGGAGCGCCCGCGCGTCGTCATCTCGCCGGGGACGAGCGAGGCGCAGGCCTACAAGAGATACCCCGCCGCGCTCTTCGCGCGCGTCTCGGACGCCCTGGTCGAGTCGGGCGTCACCGTCGTCTTCGTCTGGGGGCCGGGGGAAGAGACGATCGTCGGGCAGATCGTCCGGCTTGCGAAGCGCCGTTCGGTCGTGGCGCCGCGCACGCGCCTCGTCGAGCTGGCCGAGATCATGAGGAGCTGCGATCTCTTCATCGGCTCGGACACCGGGCCGCTCCACCTCGCCGCGGCCGTCGGCCTCCGGACGCTCGCGCTCTACGGCCCGACCGATCCCGTCGTCAACGCCGCCTACACCGATCGCCCGGGGCTCTCGATGGTCGGCGACGTCGCGTGCAGCCCCTGCCGCCGGCGCGGATGCCAGAACCGATCGTGCCTGCGCCTGATTGATCCCGATCTCGTCGCCGAGAGCGCGCGGCGGATCCTCGCGGGCGGCCCCGACTTCGAGGCGTCGGCCCGCCTGATCGTGGCGCCGGCCCGCGGATGA
- a CDS encoding bifunctional hydroxymethylpyrimidine kinase/phosphomethylpyrimidine kinase, with product MLDHFIWGSVSRISPEAPVPVVLVKRESFHLGGAGNVTANLAALGAAPVPVGAIGADDAGRRTMEALAALGAPRDGIVEVPSRTTTKKTRVVAHAQQVVMFDREEDAPLPAEAGERLLAFSRAAIRGAKALIVSDYEKGTVTESLLAALLPEARRLGVPAIVDPKPAHFSAYRPITAITPNASEASQMSGIAIRDDSSAERAARKILETLEGPAVLLTRGESGMLLAERGAASVTIPAAAREVYDVTGAGDTVASVFALTMAAGGTALESAAIANVAASIVVGKVGTATASVEEILGVIQGAI from the coding sequence ATGCTGGACCATTTCATCTGGGGCTCCGTCTCCCGCATCTCGCCGGAGGCCCCCGTCCCCGTCGTTCTCGTGAAGCGGGAGTCGTTCCACCTGGGCGGCGCCGGCAACGTCACCGCCAATCTCGCCGCGCTCGGCGCCGCGCCCGTTCCCGTGGGCGCCATCGGCGCCGACGACGCCGGCCGGCGCACCATGGAGGCCCTCGCGGCGCTCGGGGCGCCGCGCGACGGGATCGTCGAGGTCCCCTCCCGGACGACCACGAAGAAGACGCGCGTCGTGGCGCACGCGCAGCAGGTGGTGATGTTCGATCGCGAGGAGGACGCCCCGCTCCCCGCCGAAGCCGGCGAGCGGCTGCTCGCCTTCTCGCGCGCCGCCATCCGCGGCGCGAAGGCGCTCATCGTCTCCGACTACGAGAAGGGGACGGTGACGGAATCGCTTCTCGCCGCGCTGCTTCCCGAGGCCCGGCGCCTCGGAGTCCCAGCCATCGTCGATCCCAAGCCGGCGCACTTCTCGGCGTACCGGCCGATCACCGCCATCACCCCCAACGCGAGCGAGGCGTCGCAGATGTCGGGGATCGCGATCCGCGACGACTCCAGCGCGGAGCGAGCCGCCCGGAAGATCCTGGAGACGCTCGAGGGGCCGGCCGTGCTCCTCACGCGGGGGGAGAGCGGCATGCTTCTCGCCGAGCGCGGGGCGGCGTCGGTCACGATTCCCGCCGCGGCGCGCGAGGTCTACGACGTGACGGGAGCGGGGGACACGGTGGCGAGCGTCTTCGCCCTCACGATGGCGGCGGGGGGGACGGCGCTCGAGTCGGCCGCGATCGCGAACGTGGCGGCATCGATCGTCGTGGGGAAGGTCGGGACGGCGACGGCGTCGGTCGAGGAGATCCTCGGCGTGATCCAGGGCGCGATCTAG
- a CDS encoding Trm112 family protein codes for MALDPELLEILACPVCKTPVKVVKDGAALKCDTCHRVYPIRDDIPVMLIDQATIEAPGPRSGG; via the coding sequence GTGGCCCTGGATCCGGAGCTGCTCGAAATCCTCGCCTGCCCGGTCTGCAAGACGCCCGTGAAGGTCGTGAAGGACGGCGCCGCGCTGAAATGCGACACCTGCCACCGCGTGTACCCGATTCGCGACGACATCCCCGTGATGCTCATCGATCAGGCGACGATCGAGGCTCCGGGCCCGCGCTCCGGTGGATAG
- the waaF gene encoding lipopolysaccharide heptosyltransferase II, translating into MTPAAPPDPAAIRRLLVRSTNWIGDVVMISPALAALRRRFPGARIEIVALPHLAECFAGNPSIDEVIPFDLRGRDRGASGLLHLARTLRARRYDAAVLFPKAIGAALLARLSGIPIRIGLAADRRAWLLTHPVPLPPRAQPRHHLDLFLDVARAAGCDATDRTPFFPVPAAAAARADAILRERGAERFPFLVGLHVGASKRPRAWHLERFAEAAGRIAKERGAGVLLVGGGGDVAEMAQVEKRLGPVAINACGRTSIQEMAALLARCRLFVGNDSGPMHLAGAVGVPVVAIFGPGDPARTAPVVAARDGRAGSVALVTKSYPCAPCRQDFFRECYPSPAGRPMCLESISVDEVVASAMRLLG; encoded by the coding sequence ATGACGCCCGCGGCGCCCCCCGATCCGGCGGCGATCCGCCGCCTCCTCGTGCGCTCGACCAACTGGATCGGCGACGTCGTGATGATCTCCCCCGCTCTCGCGGCGCTGCGCCGGCGGTTCCCGGGGGCGCGGATCGAGATCGTCGCTCTCCCGCATCTCGCGGAGTGCTTCGCCGGGAACCCTTCGATCGACGAGGTCATCCCGTTCGATCTGCGCGGGAGGGATCGCGGCGCATCCGGCCTGTTGCACCTCGCGCGGACGCTTCGCGCGCGCCGCTACGACGCCGCGGTGCTCTTTCCCAAGGCGATCGGCGCCGCGCTCCTCGCGAGGCTCTCGGGAATCCCGATCCGGATAGGCCTCGCCGCGGATCGCCGCGCCTGGCTCCTCACGCACCCCGTGCCGCTCCCTCCTCGCGCCCAGCCACGCCACCATCTGGATCTCTTCCTCGACGTCGCGCGGGCCGCCGGCTGCGACGCCACCGACCGAACGCCCTTCTTCCCGGTGCCCGCGGCGGCGGCGGCCCGGGCCGACGCGATCCTGCGCGAGCGCGGGGCCGAGAGGTTTCCGTTCCTGGTGGGACTTCACGTCGGCGCGAGCAAGAGACCGCGCGCCTGGCACCTCGAGCGCTTCGCGGAGGCGGCGGGGAGGATCGCGAAGGAGCGCGGCGCGGGGGTGCTCCTCGTCGGCGGCGGGGGGGACGTCGCCGAGATGGCGCAGGTCGAGAAGCGTCTCGGGCCCGTCGCGATCAACGCCTGCGGCCGGACCTCGATCCAGGAGATGGCCGCGCTCCTCGCGCGCTGCCGCCTCTTCGTCGGCAACGACAGCGGGCCGATGCACCTCGCGGGCGCCGTCGGCGTCCCGGTCGTGGCGATCTTCGGGCCCGGCGATCCCGCCCGCACCGCGCCCGTGGTCGCCGCGCGCGACGGCCGCGCGGGATCCGTGGCCCTCGTCACGAAGAGCTACCCGTGCGCGCCGTGCCGTCAGGATTTTTTCCGGGAGTGCTATCCGTCGCCGGCGGGAAGGCCGATGTGTCTCGAGTCGATCAGCGTCGACGAGGTGGTCGCCTCCGCGATGCGACTGCTCGGCTGA
- a CDS encoding S8 family serine peptidase: MARRTPPRTLILIAGLAPLVLPLFTPAAAATPRPDSKIGPALAEQIRSRVAAGAEDERLPVIVQTWGSAADEARRKVEEIGGLHGEPFASIHGFPALVPAKMVMTLANEPHIRALSYDWPMEPQATPTRSGSPHAAPAPRLSSLTGSGVTIAVLDSGIALGSDLVSTPPTISREIDIVEPDGILADPFGHGTLVAGVIAGSGFASSLPGARRTFKGIAPGARLISVKVVDHDGGGSVSSVLAGTDWVLRNREVYNISVMNISLGHPIDESFTTDPLCQAVEMAWRAGIVVVVSAGNLGGRGYATITSPANDPVVIAVGAIEDWRTVETSDDLVASFSSRGPTAIDGVIKPDIVAAGSGVVTLRSAGSRLDTVFSGRRLRYSEYSEVVPEAGDGDSPYVALSGTSLAAARVSGAAAILIQQDPKASPDDVKARLMIGASKMNDSIVARGSGLLDVNASLALGAARVASGGARSPRLLVAQGPDGRNVLQLQEIGTAWGDPTTWSSEQVWGTRVSWGLSPQWLDGRIWRGPFAAAASASGLDASIAVWGSR; the protein is encoded by the coding sequence ATGGCCCGCAGGACGCCCCCCCGCACCCTCATCTTGATCGCCGGCCTCGCTCCGCTCGTCCTTCCCCTCTTCACCCCGGCCGCCGCGGCGACGCCCCGCCCCGATTCGAAAATCGGCCCGGCCCTGGCCGAGCAGATCCGTTCCCGCGTGGCCGCTGGCGCCGAGGACGAGCGCCTCCCGGTCATCGTCCAGACGTGGGGCTCCGCCGCCGACGAGGCGCGCCGGAAGGTCGAGGAGATCGGCGGCCTCCACGGCGAGCCCTTCGCCTCGATCCACGGGTTCCCGGCCCTGGTCCCGGCGAAGATGGTGATGACGCTCGCGAACGAGCCGCACATCCGCGCCCTCTCCTACGACTGGCCCATGGAGCCGCAGGCGACCCCGACGCGCTCCGGGTCGCCGCACGCCGCCCCGGCGCCCCGGCTCTCGTCCCTCACGGGCAGCGGTGTGACCATCGCCGTCCTCGATTCCGGGATCGCGCTCGGCAGCGATCTCGTCTCGACCCCCCCGACCATCTCGCGCGAGATCGACATCGTGGAGCCCGACGGGATCCTCGCGGACCCGTTCGGCCACGGAACGCTCGTCGCGGGCGTCATCGCCGGCTCCGGCTTCGCCTCCAGCCTTCCGGGCGCGCGGCGCACCTTCAAGGGGATCGCCCCCGGCGCGCGGCTGATCTCCGTGAAGGTCGTCGATCACGACGGGGGCGGCTCGGTCTCGTCGGTCCTCGCAGGCACCGACTGGGTCCTCCGGAATCGCGAGGTCTACAACATCAGCGTGATGAACATCTCTCTCGGCCACCCCATCGACGAGTCGTTCACGACCGACCCGCTCTGCCAGGCGGTGGAGATGGCGTGGCGCGCGGGCATCGTCGTGGTCGTCTCGGCGGGAAACCTCGGCGGGCGCGGGTACGCGACGATCACCTCCCCGGCCAACGACCCCGTGGTCATCGCGGTCGGGGCGATCGAGGACTGGCGCACCGTCGAGACGAGCGACGATCTCGTCGCCTCGTTCTCGTCGCGCGGCCCGACGGCGATCGACGGCGTGATCAAGCCCGACATCGTCGCCGCGGGAAGCGGCGTCGTCACGCTCCGGTCCGCGGGGTCCCGGCTCGACACCGTCTTCTCCGGGAGGCGCCTCAGGTACTCCGAGTACAGCGAGGTGGTCCCCGAGGCGGGCGACGGCGACTCTCCCTACGTCGCGCTCAGCGGGACGAGCCTCGCGGCGGCGAGGGTCTCGGGGGCGGCGGCGATTTTGATCCAGCAGGACCCGAAGGCGAGCCCCGATGACGTGAAGGCGCGCCTGATGATCGGCGCCTCCAAGATGAACGACTCGATCGTCGCGCGCGGGTCGGGGCTCCTCGACGTGAACGCCTCCCTCGCGCTCGGCGCGGCGCGCGTCGCCTCCGGCGGCGCCCGGTCGCCCCGCCTGCTCGTGGCGCAGGGACCTGACGGAAGGAACGTCCTCCAGCTCCAGGAGATCGGGACCGCGTGGGGCGATCCGACCACGTGGTCTTCCGAGCAGGTCTGGGGGACGCGCGTGAGCTGGGGGCTCAGCCCGCAGTGGCTCGACGGCCGGATCTGGCGCGGCCCGTTCGCGGCGGCCGCGAGCGCCTCCGGGCTCGACGCGTCGATCGCGGTCTGGGGCAGCCGCTAG
- the purM gene encoding phosphoribosylformylglycinamidine cyclo-ligase produces the protein MSDSKKAATYGAAGVKTNQEAGLDALLKWVTPTEALRAGKLGRSALPIGYYANVVDIGRGQGLALSTDGVGTKVLVAEMLGKYDTIGIDCVAMNVNDVICVGAEPVSMLDYLAVEEARPEVLGAIGKGLAAGAEQAGVNIVGGELSQISEIIKGLEPGSGIDLVGMCAGLVPLGEVNYGQDVNPGDAILGLASSGVHSNGLTLARRVLFDRGGMKPGDRSAELGRTVGEELLEPTRIYVKVVRALMDAGLALKAMLHITSDGLLNLCRIRPDVSFRIHTLPAPQPIFSMIQRLGGVSDEEMFRVFNMGVGFCVILPNDGAVLSRAAAVCRAHGVESLVIGEVTADPARRVHIEPRKIVGEGDSFHAAG, from the coding sequence ATGTCCGATTCGAAGAAGGCGGCGACGTACGGCGCGGCCGGGGTGAAGACCAACCAGGAGGCCGGGCTCGACGCGCTCCTCAAGTGGGTCACCCCCACCGAGGCGCTGCGCGCCGGGAAGCTCGGCCGCTCCGCCCTCCCCATCGGCTACTACGCGAACGTCGTCGACATCGGCCGCGGCCAGGGGCTCGCCCTCTCGACGGACGGCGTCGGCACGAAGGTCCTCGTCGCCGAGATGCTCGGCAAGTACGACACGATCGGCATCGACTGCGTGGCGATGAACGTGAACGACGTGATCTGCGTCGGCGCGGAGCCCGTCTCGATGCTCGATTATCTCGCCGTCGAGGAGGCGCGACCGGAGGTCCTCGGCGCGATCGGCAAGGGGCTGGCCGCCGGGGCGGAGCAGGCGGGGGTGAACATCGTCGGCGGCGAGCTCTCGCAGATATCGGAGATCATCAAGGGGCTCGAGCCCGGATCGGGAATCGATCTCGTGGGAATGTGCGCCGGGCTCGTGCCGCTCGGCGAGGTGAACTACGGCCAGGACGTGAACCCTGGCGACGCCATCCTCGGCCTGGCGTCGTCCGGCGTGCACAGCAACGGACTGACTCTCGCCCGGCGCGTGCTCTTCGATCGCGGAGGGATGAAGCCGGGGGATCGATCGGCCGAGCTCGGGCGGACCGTGGGTGAGGAGCTCCTCGAGCCGACCCGAATCTACGTAAAGGTGGTCCGCGCCCTCATGGACGCGGGGCTTGCGCTCAAGGCGATGCTGCACATCACGAGCGACGGCCTCCTCAACCTGTGCCGGATCCGCCCCGACGTCTCGTTCCGCATCCACACACTTCCCGCGCCGCAGCCGATCTTCTCGATGATCCAGCGGCTCGGCGGCGTGAGCGACGAGGAGATGTTCCGGGTCTTCAACATGGGGGTCGGCTTCTGCGTCATCCTGCCGAACGACGGCGCCGTTCTCTCGCGGGCCGCCGCCGTGTGCCGGGCGCACGGCGTCGAATCGCTGGTGATCGGCGAGGTCACCGCCGATCCGGCGCGCCGCGTCCACATCGAGCCGAGGAAAATCGTCGGCGAGGGCGACTCCTTCCACGCCGCCGGTTGA